From the Zonotrichia leucophrys gambelii isolate GWCS_2022_RI chromosome 10, RI_Zleu_2.0, whole genome shotgun sequence genome, one window contains:
- the PATL2 gene encoding protein PAT1 homolog 2 isoform X4 — MAEGGERVIIEDFLLVEDAVLLEEMAEEDEELDLYNEMTFGLDRDSTEEDAPKLLVVPEISPEVANALVEATGGAAEQLEELAEEEGGMEAEMEQVNSQLEEEVEELGTEEQEEDQECFEEPSELGDPAVMRAVRSKPTLESQDSAVLDSGIGTCWEEFDKEDMGAMDPTWGSCPGSVPRHLMLEDKAILQVLERPPPSPNMALDFLGSPVQRGYGGSSRLKCPDLRLMSPRPFSQCFLQQAPMMSPRSPCSPQPFPPACRPPALFSPSQTAGFAPPSPFQPGSPTVGSPPQPLGVHFRPMASSLDPAVLFSPSAMGQLNFSVSPKKLWSRKVDPYAGLMTSKEKDWVVKVEMMQLQSENIDDDYYYQTYYHRLERKQAEEELLGRRNKPPKLVTPFIQKVETYDSVVRIAGSLGQVTVSTCYSPRRAIDAVHHALVEEEAAGTHRLRALHRIEKLFLQLLEVEEVQQKTSPGEQQPQKQEQKSQKVESIYQALKIRACSSEEEAEDEFLQLLCVRKGKKLVARLLPHLAGEQREKILLAITYHLPFLMKKDVLDESLPLLYSPLNEVVGEMTFSKLIEVLQELTRPLPESSELPLTMALKNQFGISLLYSLLSHGERLLSSHAPLKPCRGDFEAWTDTVYLMSQELSRLPTASLAEPLFLPSNLVLLFCRYLDKQTVYHLAAKMAECSPLPTEADMLC, encoded by the exons ATGGCGGAGGGCGGCGAGCGCGTT ATTATCGAGGATTTTCTGCTGGTGGAAGATGCAGTTCTGCTGGAAGAGATggctgaggaggatgaggagctcGACCTGTACAACGAGATGACTTTTGGGTTAG ACCGAGACTCCACAGAGGAGGATGCCCCAAAACTCCTGGTGGTACCGGAGATAAGCCCTGAGGTGGCCAACGCGCTGGTAGAGGCaactggaggagcagctgagcagctggaggagctggccGAGGAGGAAGGTGGGATGGaggcagagatggagcaggTTAACTCTCAGCTGGAGGAAGAGGTAGAGGAGCTGGGCactgaggaacaggaggaggatCAGGAGTGCTTTGAGGAGCCCAGTGAACTGGGAGACCCAGCAGTGATGAGAGCTGTGCGGAGCAAACCCACGCTGGAG AGCCAGGACTCAGCAGTGCTGGACAGTGGGATTGGGACTTGCTGGGAAGAGTTTGACAAGGAGGACATG gGGGCGATGGATCCCACGtggggctcctgccctggcagtgtccctcGCCACCTCATGCTGGAG GATAAAGCCATCCTCCAGGTGCTGGAGAGACCTCCACCATCTCCCAACATGGCTCTCGACTTCCTtggctctcctgtgcagagggGCTACGGGGGCTCTTCCCGGCTCAAGTGCCCTGACTTAAGACTGATGTCCCCCAGGCCTTTCTCCCAGTGCTTTCTCCAGCAG gCACCCATGATGTCTCCTCGCTCCCCGTGCTCTCCTCAGCCTTTCCCACCTGCCTGCAGACCCCCTGCACTCTTCAGTCCCAGCCAG ACAGCAGGGTTTGCACCTCCAAGCcctttccagcctggctcccccaCCGTGGGcagcccaccccagcccctgggTGTGCACTTcaggcccatggcctcttcTTTGGACCCTGCTGTCTTGTTCAGCCCCTCAGCCATGGGCCAGCTGAACTTCAG tgtctcccCCAAGAAGCTGTGGTCTCGGAAAGTGGACCCTTATGCCGGGCTGATGACTTCCAAGGAGAAGGACTGGGTTGTCAAGGTGGAGATGATGCAGCTGCAGAGTGAGAATATAGATGATGACTACTACTACCAG ACCTACTACCACCGGCTGGAGCGCAAACAGgcggaggaggagctgctgggcaggcgCAACAAGCCCCCCAAGCTGGTCACACCTTTCATCCAAAAAGTGGAGACCTATGACtctg TGGTGCGCATCGCGGGGTCCCTGGGCCAGGTCACGGTGTCCACCTGCTACAGCCCTCGCCGGGCCATCGATGCTGTGCACCATGCCCTCGTGGAGGAGGAG GCTGCAGGGACCCACCGGCTGCGGGCGCTGCACAGGATCGAGAAG ctcttcctgcagctgctggaagtAGAGGAGGTGCAACAGAAAACGTCCCCAGGGGAGCAACAGCCccagaagcaggagcagaagaGCCAAAAAGTGGAGAGTATCTACCAAGCCTTGAAAATCAGGGCTTGCAGCAGTGAAGA GGAGGCAGAAGATGAATTCCTGCAACTGCTGTGTGTGCGGAAGGGCAAGAAGCTCGTGGCCCGGctgctgccccacctggctggggagcagagggagaagatCCTGCTGGCAATCACCTACCACCTGCCCTTCCTCATGAAGAAGGACGTGCTGGATGAG tcTCTCCCCCTGCTCTACAGCCCCTTGAATGAGGTGGTGGGTGAGATGACCTTCAGCAAACTCATCGaggtcctgcaggagctcacCCGGCCTCTGCCCGAGTCTTCGGAGCTCCCCCTCACCATGGCCTTGAAGAACCAG TTTGGCATCTCCTTGCTGTACTCCCTGCTGAGCCACGGAGAGAGGCTGCTGTCCTCACACGCGCCGCTGAAGCCGTGCAGAGGGGACTTCGAGGCCTG gacgGACACGGTGTACCTGATGTCCCAGGAGCTGTCACGCCTGCCCACAGCCTCGCTGGCAGAGCCTCTCTTCCTGCCCAGCAACCTCGTCCTGCTCTTCTGCCGCTACCTGGACAAGCAGACAGTTTACCACCTGGCAGCCAAGATGGCTGA GTGCTCCCCGCTGCCCACCGAGGCCGACATGCTCTGCTGA
- the PATL2 gene encoding protein PAT1 homolog 2 isoform X1, which translates to MAEGGERVIIEDFLLVEDAVLLEEMAEEDEELDLYNEMTFGLDRDSTEEDAPKLLVVPEISPEVANALVEATGGAAEQLEELAEEEGGMEAEMEQVNSQLEEEVEELGTEEQEEDQECFEEPSELGDPAVMRAVRSKPTLESQDSAVLDSGIGTCWEEFDKEDMGAMDPTWGSCPGSVPRHLMLEDKAILQVLERPPPSPNMALDFLGSPVQRGYGGSSRLKCPDLRLMSPRPFSQCFLQQAPMMSPRSPCSPQPFPPACRPPALFSPSQTAGFAPPSPFQPGSPTVGSPPQPLGVHFRPMASSLDPAVLFSPSAMGQLNFSMPSHMTQLHPQHQRILMQRQGRQVQSVSPKKLWSRKVDPYAGLMTSKEKDWVVKVEMMQLQSENIDDDYYYQTYYHRLERKQAEEELLGRRNKPPKLVTPFIQKVETYDSVVRIAGSLGQVTVSTCYSPRRAIDAVHHALVEEEAAGTHRLRALHRIEKLFLQLLEVEEVQQKTSPGEQQPQKQEQKSQKVESIYQALKIRACSSEEEAEDEFLQLLCVRKGKKLVARLLPHLAGEQREKILLAITYHLPFLMKKDVLDESLPLLYSPLNEVVGEMTFSKLIEVLQELTRPLPESSELPLTMALKNQFGISLLYSLLSHGERLLSSHAPLKPCRGDFEAWTDTVYLMSQELSRLPTASLAEPLFLPSNLVLLFCRYLDKQTVYHLAAKMAECSPLPTEADMLC; encoded by the exons ATGGCGGAGGGCGGCGAGCGCGTT ATTATCGAGGATTTTCTGCTGGTGGAAGATGCAGTTCTGCTGGAAGAGATggctgaggaggatgaggagctcGACCTGTACAACGAGATGACTTTTGGGTTAG ACCGAGACTCCACAGAGGAGGATGCCCCAAAACTCCTGGTGGTACCGGAGATAAGCCCTGAGGTGGCCAACGCGCTGGTAGAGGCaactggaggagcagctgagcagctggaggagctggccGAGGAGGAAGGTGGGATGGaggcagagatggagcaggTTAACTCTCAGCTGGAGGAAGAGGTAGAGGAGCTGGGCactgaggaacaggaggaggatCAGGAGTGCTTTGAGGAGCCCAGTGAACTGGGAGACCCAGCAGTGATGAGAGCTGTGCGGAGCAAACCCACGCTGGAG AGCCAGGACTCAGCAGTGCTGGACAGTGGGATTGGGACTTGCTGGGAAGAGTTTGACAAGGAGGACATG gGGGCGATGGATCCCACGtggggctcctgccctggcagtgtccctcGCCACCTCATGCTGGAG GATAAAGCCATCCTCCAGGTGCTGGAGAGACCTCCACCATCTCCCAACATGGCTCTCGACTTCCTtggctctcctgtgcagagggGCTACGGGGGCTCTTCCCGGCTCAAGTGCCCTGACTTAAGACTGATGTCCCCCAGGCCTTTCTCCCAGTGCTTTCTCCAGCAG gCACCCATGATGTCTCCTCGCTCCCCGTGCTCTCCTCAGCCTTTCCCACCTGCCTGCAGACCCCCTGCACTCTTCAGTCCCAGCCAG ACAGCAGGGTTTGCACCTCCAAGCcctttccagcctggctcccccaCCGTGGGcagcccaccccagcccctgggTGTGCACTTcaggcccatggcctcttcTTTGGACCCTGCTGTCTTGTTCAGCCCCTCAGCCATGGGCCAGCTGAACTTCAG CATGCCCAGCCACATGACCCAGCTGCACCCCCAGCACCAGCGCATCCTGATGCAGcggcagggcaggcaggtgcaGAG tgtctcccCCAAGAAGCTGTGGTCTCGGAAAGTGGACCCTTATGCCGGGCTGATGACTTCCAAGGAGAAGGACTGGGTTGTCAAGGTGGAGATGATGCAGCTGCAGAGTGAGAATATAGATGATGACTACTACTACCAG ACCTACTACCACCGGCTGGAGCGCAAACAGgcggaggaggagctgctgggcaggcgCAACAAGCCCCCCAAGCTGGTCACACCTTTCATCCAAAAAGTGGAGACCTATGACtctg TGGTGCGCATCGCGGGGTCCCTGGGCCAGGTCACGGTGTCCACCTGCTACAGCCCTCGCCGGGCCATCGATGCTGTGCACCATGCCCTCGTGGAGGAGGAG GCTGCAGGGACCCACCGGCTGCGGGCGCTGCACAGGATCGAGAAG ctcttcctgcagctgctggaagtAGAGGAGGTGCAACAGAAAACGTCCCCAGGGGAGCAACAGCCccagaagcaggagcagaagaGCCAAAAAGTGGAGAGTATCTACCAAGCCTTGAAAATCAGGGCTTGCAGCAGTGAAGA GGAGGCAGAAGATGAATTCCTGCAACTGCTGTGTGTGCGGAAGGGCAAGAAGCTCGTGGCCCGGctgctgccccacctggctggggagcagagggagaagatCCTGCTGGCAATCACCTACCACCTGCCCTTCCTCATGAAGAAGGACGTGCTGGATGAG tcTCTCCCCCTGCTCTACAGCCCCTTGAATGAGGTGGTGGGTGAGATGACCTTCAGCAAACTCATCGaggtcctgcaggagctcacCCGGCCTCTGCCCGAGTCTTCGGAGCTCCCCCTCACCATGGCCTTGAAGAACCAG TTTGGCATCTCCTTGCTGTACTCCCTGCTGAGCCACGGAGAGAGGCTGCTGTCCTCACACGCGCCGCTGAAGCCGTGCAGAGGGGACTTCGAGGCCTG gacgGACACGGTGTACCTGATGTCCCAGGAGCTGTCACGCCTGCCCACAGCCTCGCTGGCAGAGCCTCTCTTCCTGCCCAGCAACCTCGTCCTGCTCTTCTGCCGCTACCTGGACAAGCAGACAGTTTACCACCTGGCAGCCAAGATGGCTGA GTGCTCCCCGCTGCCCACCGAGGCCGACATGCTCTGCTGA
- the PATL2 gene encoding protein PAT1 homolog 2 isoform X5, translating into MAEEDEELDLYNEMTFGLEEDAPKLLVVPEISPEVANALVEATGGAAEQLEELAEEEGGMEAEMEQVNSQLEEEVEELGTEEQEEDQECFEEPSELGDPAVMRAVRSKPTLESQDSAVLDSGIGTCWEEFDKEDMGAMDPTWGSCPGSVPRHLMLEDKAILQVLERPPPSPNMALDFLGSPVQRGYGGSSRLKCPDLRLMSPRPFSQCFLQQAPMMSPRSPCSPQPFPPACRPPALFSPSQTAGFAPPSPFQPGSPTVGSPPQPLGVHFRPMASSLDPAVLFSPSAMGQLNFSMPSHMTQLHPQHQRILMQRQGRQVQSVSPKKLWSRKVDPYAGLMTSKEKDWVVKVEMMQLQSENIDDDYYYQTYYHRLERKQAEEELLGRRNKPPKLVTPFIQKVETYDSVVRIAGSLGQVTVSTCYSPRRAIDAVHHALVEEEAAGTHRLRALHRIEKLFLQLLEVEEVQQKTSPGEQQPQKQEQKSQKVESIYQALKIRACSSEEEAEDEFLQLLCVRKGKKLVARLLPHLAGEQREKILLAITYHLPFLMKKDVLDESLPLLYSPLNEVVGEMTFSKLIEVLQELTRPLPESSELPLTMALKNQFGISLLYSLLSHGERLLSSHAPLKPCRGDFEAWTDTVYLMSQELSRLPTASLAEPLFLPSNLVLLFCRYLDKQTVYHLAAKMAECSPLPTEADMLC; encoded by the exons ATggctgaggaggatgaggagctcGACCTGTACAACGAGATGACTTTTGGGTTAG AGGAGGATGCCCCAAAACTCCTGGTGGTACCGGAGATAAGCCCTGAGGTGGCCAACGCGCTGGTAGAGGCaactggaggagcagctgagcagctggaggagctggccGAGGAGGAAGGTGGGATGGaggcagagatggagcaggTTAACTCTCAGCTGGAGGAAGAGGTAGAGGAGCTGGGCactgaggaacaggaggaggatCAGGAGTGCTTTGAGGAGCCCAGTGAACTGGGAGACCCAGCAGTGATGAGAGCTGTGCGGAGCAAACCCACGCTGGAG AGCCAGGACTCAGCAGTGCTGGACAGTGGGATTGGGACTTGCTGGGAAGAGTTTGACAAGGAGGACATG gGGGCGATGGATCCCACGtggggctcctgccctggcagtgtccctcGCCACCTCATGCTGGAG GATAAAGCCATCCTCCAGGTGCTGGAGAGACCTCCACCATCTCCCAACATGGCTCTCGACTTCCTtggctctcctgtgcagagggGCTACGGGGGCTCTTCCCGGCTCAAGTGCCCTGACTTAAGACTGATGTCCCCCAGGCCTTTCTCCCAGTGCTTTCTCCAGCAG gCACCCATGATGTCTCCTCGCTCCCCGTGCTCTCCTCAGCCTTTCCCACCTGCCTGCAGACCCCCTGCACTCTTCAGTCCCAGCCAG ACAGCAGGGTTTGCACCTCCAAGCcctttccagcctggctcccccaCCGTGGGcagcccaccccagcccctgggTGTGCACTTcaggcccatggcctcttcTTTGGACCCTGCTGTCTTGTTCAGCCCCTCAGCCATGGGCCAGCTGAACTTCAG CATGCCCAGCCACATGACCCAGCTGCACCCCCAGCACCAGCGCATCCTGATGCAGcggcagggcaggcaggtgcaGAG tgtctcccCCAAGAAGCTGTGGTCTCGGAAAGTGGACCCTTATGCCGGGCTGATGACTTCCAAGGAGAAGGACTGGGTTGTCAAGGTGGAGATGATGCAGCTGCAGAGTGAGAATATAGATGATGACTACTACTACCAG ACCTACTACCACCGGCTGGAGCGCAAACAGgcggaggaggagctgctgggcaggcgCAACAAGCCCCCCAAGCTGGTCACACCTTTCATCCAAAAAGTGGAGACCTATGACtctg TGGTGCGCATCGCGGGGTCCCTGGGCCAGGTCACGGTGTCCACCTGCTACAGCCCTCGCCGGGCCATCGATGCTGTGCACCATGCCCTCGTGGAGGAGGAG GCTGCAGGGACCCACCGGCTGCGGGCGCTGCACAGGATCGAGAAG ctcttcctgcagctgctggaagtAGAGGAGGTGCAACAGAAAACGTCCCCAGGGGAGCAACAGCCccagaagcaggagcagaagaGCCAAAAAGTGGAGAGTATCTACCAAGCCTTGAAAATCAGGGCTTGCAGCAGTGAAGA GGAGGCAGAAGATGAATTCCTGCAACTGCTGTGTGTGCGGAAGGGCAAGAAGCTCGTGGCCCGGctgctgccccacctggctggggagcagagggagaagatCCTGCTGGCAATCACCTACCACCTGCCCTTCCTCATGAAGAAGGACGTGCTGGATGAG tcTCTCCCCCTGCTCTACAGCCCCTTGAATGAGGTGGTGGGTGAGATGACCTTCAGCAAACTCATCGaggtcctgcaggagctcacCCGGCCTCTGCCCGAGTCTTCGGAGCTCCCCCTCACCATGGCCTTGAAGAACCAG TTTGGCATCTCCTTGCTGTACTCCCTGCTGAGCCACGGAGAGAGGCTGCTGTCCTCACACGCGCCGCTGAAGCCGTGCAGAGGGGACTTCGAGGCCTG gacgGACACGGTGTACCTGATGTCCCAGGAGCTGTCACGCCTGCCCACAGCCTCGCTGGCAGAGCCTCTCTTCCTGCCCAGCAACCTCGTCCTGCTCTTCTGCCGCTACCTGGACAAGCAGACAGTTTACCACCTGGCAGCCAAGATGGCTGA GTGCTCCCCGCTGCCCACCGAGGCCGACATGCTCTGCTGA
- the PATL2 gene encoding protein PAT1 homolog 2 isoform X3 gives MAEEDEELDLYNEMTFGLDRDSTEEDAPKLLVVPEISPEVANALVEATGGAAEQLEELAEEEGGMEAEMEQVNSQLEEEVEELGTEEQEEDQECFEEPSELGDPAVMRAVRSKPTLESQDSAVLDSGIGTCWEEFDKEDMGAMDPTWGSCPGSVPRHLMLEDKAILQVLERPPPSPNMALDFLGSPVQRGYGGSSRLKCPDLRLMSPRPFSQCFLQQAPMMSPRSPCSPQPFPPACRPPALFSPSQTAGFAPPSPFQPGSPTVGSPPQPLGVHFRPMASSLDPAVLFSPSAMGQLNFSMPSHMTQLHPQHQRILMQRQGRQVQSVSPKKLWSRKVDPYAGLMTSKEKDWVVKVEMMQLQSENIDDDYYYQTYYHRLERKQAEEELLGRRNKPPKLVTPFIQKVETYDSVVRIAGSLGQVTVSTCYSPRRAIDAVHHALVEEEAAGTHRLRALHRIEKLFLQLLEVEEVQQKTSPGEQQPQKQEQKSQKVESIYQALKIRACSSEEEAEDEFLQLLCVRKGKKLVARLLPHLAGEQREKILLAITYHLPFLMKKDVLDESLPLLYSPLNEVVGEMTFSKLIEVLQELTRPLPESSELPLTMALKNQFGISLLYSLLSHGERLLSSHAPLKPCRGDFEAWTDTVYLMSQELSRLPTASLAEPLFLPSNLVLLFCRYLDKQTVYHLAAKMAECSPLPTEADMLC, from the exons ATggctgaggaggatgaggagctcGACCTGTACAACGAGATGACTTTTGGGTTAG ACCGAGACTCCACAGAGGAGGATGCCCCAAAACTCCTGGTGGTACCGGAGATAAGCCCTGAGGTGGCCAACGCGCTGGTAGAGGCaactggaggagcagctgagcagctggaggagctggccGAGGAGGAAGGTGGGATGGaggcagagatggagcaggTTAACTCTCAGCTGGAGGAAGAGGTAGAGGAGCTGGGCactgaggaacaggaggaggatCAGGAGTGCTTTGAGGAGCCCAGTGAACTGGGAGACCCAGCAGTGATGAGAGCTGTGCGGAGCAAACCCACGCTGGAG AGCCAGGACTCAGCAGTGCTGGACAGTGGGATTGGGACTTGCTGGGAAGAGTTTGACAAGGAGGACATG gGGGCGATGGATCCCACGtggggctcctgccctggcagtgtccctcGCCACCTCATGCTGGAG GATAAAGCCATCCTCCAGGTGCTGGAGAGACCTCCACCATCTCCCAACATGGCTCTCGACTTCCTtggctctcctgtgcagagggGCTACGGGGGCTCTTCCCGGCTCAAGTGCCCTGACTTAAGACTGATGTCCCCCAGGCCTTTCTCCCAGTGCTTTCTCCAGCAG gCACCCATGATGTCTCCTCGCTCCCCGTGCTCTCCTCAGCCTTTCCCACCTGCCTGCAGACCCCCTGCACTCTTCAGTCCCAGCCAG ACAGCAGGGTTTGCACCTCCAAGCcctttccagcctggctcccccaCCGTGGGcagcccaccccagcccctgggTGTGCACTTcaggcccatggcctcttcTTTGGACCCTGCTGTCTTGTTCAGCCCCTCAGCCATGGGCCAGCTGAACTTCAG CATGCCCAGCCACATGACCCAGCTGCACCCCCAGCACCAGCGCATCCTGATGCAGcggcagggcaggcaggtgcaGAG tgtctcccCCAAGAAGCTGTGGTCTCGGAAAGTGGACCCTTATGCCGGGCTGATGACTTCCAAGGAGAAGGACTGGGTTGTCAAGGTGGAGATGATGCAGCTGCAGAGTGAGAATATAGATGATGACTACTACTACCAG ACCTACTACCACCGGCTGGAGCGCAAACAGgcggaggaggagctgctgggcaggcgCAACAAGCCCCCCAAGCTGGTCACACCTTTCATCCAAAAAGTGGAGACCTATGACtctg TGGTGCGCATCGCGGGGTCCCTGGGCCAGGTCACGGTGTCCACCTGCTACAGCCCTCGCCGGGCCATCGATGCTGTGCACCATGCCCTCGTGGAGGAGGAG GCTGCAGGGACCCACCGGCTGCGGGCGCTGCACAGGATCGAGAAG ctcttcctgcagctgctggaagtAGAGGAGGTGCAACAGAAAACGTCCCCAGGGGAGCAACAGCCccagaagcaggagcagaagaGCCAAAAAGTGGAGAGTATCTACCAAGCCTTGAAAATCAGGGCTTGCAGCAGTGAAGA GGAGGCAGAAGATGAATTCCTGCAACTGCTGTGTGTGCGGAAGGGCAAGAAGCTCGTGGCCCGGctgctgccccacctggctggggagcagagggagaagatCCTGCTGGCAATCACCTACCACCTGCCCTTCCTCATGAAGAAGGACGTGCTGGATGAG tcTCTCCCCCTGCTCTACAGCCCCTTGAATGAGGTGGTGGGTGAGATGACCTTCAGCAAACTCATCGaggtcctgcaggagctcacCCGGCCTCTGCCCGAGTCTTCGGAGCTCCCCCTCACCATGGCCTTGAAGAACCAG TTTGGCATCTCCTTGCTGTACTCCCTGCTGAGCCACGGAGAGAGGCTGCTGTCCTCACACGCGCCGCTGAAGCCGTGCAGAGGGGACTTCGAGGCCTG gacgGACACGGTGTACCTGATGTCCCAGGAGCTGTCACGCCTGCCCACAGCCTCGCTGGCAGAGCCTCTCTTCCTGCCCAGCAACCTCGTCCTGCTCTTCTGCCGCTACCTGGACAAGCAGACAGTTTACCACCTGGCAGCCAAGATGGCTGA GTGCTCCCCGCTGCCCACCGAGGCCGACATGCTCTGCTGA
- the PATL2 gene encoding protein PAT1 homolog 2 isoform X2 yields the protein MAEGGERVIIEDFLLVEDAVLLEEMAEEDEELDLYNEMTFGLEEDAPKLLVVPEISPEVANALVEATGGAAEQLEELAEEEGGMEAEMEQVNSQLEEEVEELGTEEQEEDQECFEEPSELGDPAVMRAVRSKPTLESQDSAVLDSGIGTCWEEFDKEDMGAMDPTWGSCPGSVPRHLMLEDKAILQVLERPPPSPNMALDFLGSPVQRGYGGSSRLKCPDLRLMSPRPFSQCFLQQAPMMSPRSPCSPQPFPPACRPPALFSPSQTAGFAPPSPFQPGSPTVGSPPQPLGVHFRPMASSLDPAVLFSPSAMGQLNFSMPSHMTQLHPQHQRILMQRQGRQVQSVSPKKLWSRKVDPYAGLMTSKEKDWVVKVEMMQLQSENIDDDYYYQTYYHRLERKQAEEELLGRRNKPPKLVTPFIQKVETYDSVVRIAGSLGQVTVSTCYSPRRAIDAVHHALVEEEAAGTHRLRALHRIEKLFLQLLEVEEVQQKTSPGEQQPQKQEQKSQKVESIYQALKIRACSSEEEAEDEFLQLLCVRKGKKLVARLLPHLAGEQREKILLAITYHLPFLMKKDVLDESLPLLYSPLNEVVGEMTFSKLIEVLQELTRPLPESSELPLTMALKNQFGISLLYSLLSHGERLLSSHAPLKPCRGDFEAWTDTVYLMSQELSRLPTASLAEPLFLPSNLVLLFCRYLDKQTVYHLAAKMAECSPLPTEADMLC from the exons ATGGCGGAGGGCGGCGAGCGCGTT ATTATCGAGGATTTTCTGCTGGTGGAAGATGCAGTTCTGCTGGAAGAGATggctgaggaggatgaggagctcGACCTGTACAACGAGATGACTTTTGGGTTAG AGGAGGATGCCCCAAAACTCCTGGTGGTACCGGAGATAAGCCCTGAGGTGGCCAACGCGCTGGTAGAGGCaactggaggagcagctgagcagctggaggagctggccGAGGAGGAAGGTGGGATGGaggcagagatggagcaggTTAACTCTCAGCTGGAGGAAGAGGTAGAGGAGCTGGGCactgaggaacaggaggaggatCAGGAGTGCTTTGAGGAGCCCAGTGAACTGGGAGACCCAGCAGTGATGAGAGCTGTGCGGAGCAAACCCACGCTGGAG AGCCAGGACTCAGCAGTGCTGGACAGTGGGATTGGGACTTGCTGGGAAGAGTTTGACAAGGAGGACATG gGGGCGATGGATCCCACGtggggctcctgccctggcagtgtccctcGCCACCTCATGCTGGAG GATAAAGCCATCCTCCAGGTGCTGGAGAGACCTCCACCATCTCCCAACATGGCTCTCGACTTCCTtggctctcctgtgcagagggGCTACGGGGGCTCTTCCCGGCTCAAGTGCCCTGACTTAAGACTGATGTCCCCCAGGCCTTTCTCCCAGTGCTTTCTCCAGCAG gCACCCATGATGTCTCCTCGCTCCCCGTGCTCTCCTCAGCCTTTCCCACCTGCCTGCAGACCCCCTGCACTCTTCAGTCCCAGCCAG ACAGCAGGGTTTGCACCTCCAAGCcctttccagcctggctcccccaCCGTGGGcagcccaccccagcccctgggTGTGCACTTcaggcccatggcctcttcTTTGGACCCTGCTGTCTTGTTCAGCCCCTCAGCCATGGGCCAGCTGAACTTCAG CATGCCCAGCCACATGACCCAGCTGCACCCCCAGCACCAGCGCATCCTGATGCAGcggcagggcaggcaggtgcaGAG tgtctcccCCAAGAAGCTGTGGTCTCGGAAAGTGGACCCTTATGCCGGGCTGATGACTTCCAAGGAGAAGGACTGGGTTGTCAAGGTGGAGATGATGCAGCTGCAGAGTGAGAATATAGATGATGACTACTACTACCAG ACCTACTACCACCGGCTGGAGCGCAAACAGgcggaggaggagctgctgggcaggcgCAACAAGCCCCCCAAGCTGGTCACACCTTTCATCCAAAAAGTGGAGACCTATGACtctg TGGTGCGCATCGCGGGGTCCCTGGGCCAGGTCACGGTGTCCACCTGCTACAGCCCTCGCCGGGCCATCGATGCTGTGCACCATGCCCTCGTGGAGGAGGAG GCTGCAGGGACCCACCGGCTGCGGGCGCTGCACAGGATCGAGAAG ctcttcctgcagctgctggaagtAGAGGAGGTGCAACAGAAAACGTCCCCAGGGGAGCAACAGCCccagaagcaggagcagaagaGCCAAAAAGTGGAGAGTATCTACCAAGCCTTGAAAATCAGGGCTTGCAGCAGTGAAGA GGAGGCAGAAGATGAATTCCTGCAACTGCTGTGTGTGCGGAAGGGCAAGAAGCTCGTGGCCCGGctgctgccccacctggctggggagcagagggagaagatCCTGCTGGCAATCACCTACCACCTGCCCTTCCTCATGAAGAAGGACGTGCTGGATGAG tcTCTCCCCCTGCTCTACAGCCCCTTGAATGAGGTGGTGGGTGAGATGACCTTCAGCAAACTCATCGaggtcctgcaggagctcacCCGGCCTCTGCCCGAGTCTTCGGAGCTCCCCCTCACCATGGCCTTGAAGAACCAG TTTGGCATCTCCTTGCTGTACTCCCTGCTGAGCCACGGAGAGAGGCTGCTGTCCTCACACGCGCCGCTGAAGCCGTGCAGAGGGGACTTCGAGGCCTG gacgGACACGGTGTACCTGATGTCCCAGGAGCTGTCACGCCTGCCCACAGCCTCGCTGGCAGAGCCTCTCTTCCTGCCCAGCAACCTCGTCCTGCTCTTCTGCCGCTACCTGGACAAGCAGACAGTTTACCACCTGGCAGCCAAGATGGCTGA GTGCTCCCCGCTGCCCACCGAGGCCGACATGCTCTGCTGA